The following proteins are co-located in the Polystyrenella longa genome:
- a CDS encoding VOC family protein produces MPITFGHVAPTLFVNDVNRSLSFWQDQLGFEVIYTNGAPISFAIIRRDVSEIHLAVKPDFAGTSHCHIMVVDIEPLAERSMANDVKITQQLTKQPWGLSDMIIADPDGNTLEIAGQVAA; encoded by the coding sequence ATGCCCATCACCTTTGGTCATGTCGCACCGACGCTCTTTGTGAACGATGTTAATCGATCCCTGAGTTTTTGGCAGGACCAACTTGGATTCGAGGTCATCTACACCAATGGCGCACCTATCAGTTTCGCCATCATTCGCCGCGACGTGTCGGAGATTCATCTGGCTGTCAAACCTGATTTCGCCGGTACCAGCCACTGTCACATTATGGTAGTTGACATCGAACCACTCGCCGAACGATCTATGGCAAACGATGTGAAAATCACTCAACAATTGACCAAACAACCGTGGGGCTTGAGTGATATGATTATTGCAGATCCGGATGGCAATACACTGGAAATCGCGGGGCAGGTTGCCGCTTAG
- a CDS encoding DUF1963 domain-containing protein: MHNYTFELEEWLKWLPLEMFIRRGRFSGEIITGPCDICNNEQLRKVLNDQYRWGSGFPSDIFIWADGEPKDRHVTKTGGLPYLVAGEEWPADADGAPLLFIGQVNFGDSKDLTGELPGDILLVFADQKEPGYFEDLRFEWRNYTAEKLITLFEIPTHQYEFKPTYGYRCRVLNFPDAERLFDSNYPLYDGHEVWSDFVLLKYQGTQIGIAPFGIQPIDTENPPPGRMLCVLSSIQPTSEIQYPWVNQSRAIPLSVDSWDDYLMISDMGCLYIYIDDEGALHWSEDSY, translated from the coding sequence ATGCACAACTATACCTTTGAACTTGAAGAGTGGCTGAAGTGGCTCCCTCTCGAGATGTTTATTCGACGTGGACGATTTTCCGGTGAAATCATCACCGGCCCCTGCGATATCTGTAACAACGAACAACTCCGAAAAGTTCTCAACGATCAATACCGTTGGGGTTCAGGTTTTCCTTCGGATATTTTTATCTGGGCAGATGGAGAGCCGAAGGATCGTCACGTCACGAAGACAGGGGGATTGCCCTATCTTGTGGCAGGTGAGGAGTGGCCCGCGGATGCGGATGGGGCGCCGCTGCTGTTCATCGGGCAAGTTAATTTCGGAGATTCGAAAGATCTCACGGGTGAGCTACCAGGTGACATACTGCTCGTGTTCGCAGATCAGAAAGAACCGGGCTACTTCGAGGATCTTCGTTTCGAATGGCGAAACTACACGGCTGAAAAACTGATCACGCTTTTTGAAATCCCGACGCATCAATACGAATTTAAGCCAACTTATGGTTATCGCTGTCGAGTCCTGAATTTTCCAGACGCCGAAAGACTCTTCGACTCAAATTATCCGCTATACGACGGACATGAAGTCTGGAGTGACTTCGTTTTGCTAAAATATCAGGGAACTCAAATCGGAATCGCGCCATTTGGTATCCAACCGATTGATACCGAGAATCCCCCACCGGGACGGATGTTGTGTGTTCTCAGTTCTATTCAACCCACATCGGAAATTCAATATCCCTGGGTGAATCAATCCAGGGCGATTCCACTGTCTGTAGATTCGTGGGACGACTACCTCATGATTTCAGATATGGGATGTCTCTATATTTATATCGACGACGAGGGAGCCCTTCATTGGAGCGAGGACTCGTATTGA
- the lysA gene encoding diaminopimelate decarboxylase, translated as MSHFQYQNDELYCEDVPVAQLVEEFGTPLYVYSKKTLLEKLNDIQTAFAEVEPVICYSVKANGNLSLLKVMNDAGSSFDVVSGGELYRVREAGGDTTRVVFAGVGKTDAEIRFALESNILMFDVESEAELDAISAIAADMGVIGPVALRLNPDVDAKTHSKTTTGKKGNKFGMDIERASELAKKVLADPHLALKGIHMHLGSPILTTDPYAQAVKKAIDVVAEYRNEGHEIDWINLGGGFGISYKHDEGLPASEYAKVIVPGVKEAKCRLALEPGRYIAGNSGILVTQVVFTKREGGKLFIIQDGGMTDLVRPAMYDSFHGVWPVKSTLDPQGNWEKEHDGCEKADVVGPVCESCDYFAKDRSLPPVERGDLLSIFSAGAYGTVMSSNYNSRPRAAEVLVDGKEYNLIRRRETWEEIIAHEKV; from the coding sequence ATGAGTCATTTCCAATACCAGAACGATGAACTTTATTGCGAAGACGTCCCTGTCGCTCAACTGGTCGAAGAATTCGGCACGCCACTGTATGTCTATTCCAAGAAGACATTGCTGGAAAAGTTGAATGATATCCAGACTGCCTTCGCCGAAGTCGAACCGGTTATCTGCTACTCGGTAAAAGCCAACGGTAACCTAAGCCTCTTGAAAGTCATGAACGACGCCGGGAGCAGCTTCGATGTTGTCTCTGGCGGAGAGCTATACCGGGTACGTGAAGCGGGTGGCGATACAACCCGTGTCGTATTCGCTGGGGTAGGGAAAACCGATGCTGAAATCCGGTTCGCCCTCGAATCCAATATCCTGATGTTCGACGTCGAGAGTGAAGCGGAACTCGACGCGATCTCGGCCATCGCGGCGGACATGGGAGTGATCGGTCCCGTTGCCCTACGGCTCAATCCCGACGTCGACGCCAAGACACATAGCAAAACGACGACAGGGAAAAAAGGGAACAAGTTCGGCATGGACATCGAACGAGCCTCAGAGCTCGCGAAGAAAGTCCTTGCCGATCCGCATCTGGCCCTCAAGGGAATCCACATGCACCTCGGTTCCCCAATCCTGACCACGGACCCTTATGCCCAAGCCGTGAAGAAAGCGATCGACGTTGTCGCCGAGTATCGCAATGAGGGTCACGAGATCGACTGGATTAATCTCGGTGGTGGTTTTGGCATCAGCTACAAACATGACGAAGGTCTTCCCGCTTCCGAATACGCCAAGGTAATCGTCCCCGGTGTCAAAGAGGCGAAATGCCGCCTCGCTCTGGAACCGGGCCGTTACATCGCCGGTAACAGTGGAATCCTGGTAACGCAGGTTGTCTTCACTAAACGCGAAGGGGGCAAGCTGTTCATCATTCAAGACGGCGGCATGACTGACCTTGTCCGTCCCGCCATGTACGACAGCTTCCATGGAGTCTGGCCTGTGAAATCGACTCTCGATCCACAGGGCAACTGGGAGAAAGAGCATGACGGCTGCGAAAAAGCGGACGTCGTCGGCCCTGTTTGCGAATCGTGCGACTACTTTGCCAAAGACCGCTCACTCCCCCCCGTCGAGCGTGGCGACCTGCTCTCCATCTTCAGTGCTGGAGCCTACGGTACCGTCATGAGCAGCAACTACAACAGCCGCCCAAGAGCTGCCGAAGTCCTCGTCGATGGAAAAGAGTACAATCTGATCCGCCGCCGCGAAACCTGGGAAGAGATTATTGCCCACGAGAAGGTTTGA
- a CDS encoding aspartate-semialdehyde dehydrogenase: MFDTVAVVGASGAVGQIIRQLLEERKFTAKKFRFLASARSAGQKLTFNGEEYTFEELTHDAFEGVDLVIASTPDDIAAEYLPSAVKAGCKVIDESGYFRMKEDVALVIPEINPQDALNAKGIIASPNCSTTQMVVALKPLHDFSPITRVICSTYQATSGAGVQGTADLHQGSQAFLNNESYEYKAFSHPIAFNAIPQIGSEKEDGYTSEELKMVYETRKIMGLPNLKVSTTCVRIPVANCHSETITVETESPISPEKARELFAAFPGITVMDNLKNGEYPLPSTCDGSDEVFVGRIRKDISCDNGLSFWCVSDNLRKGAATNAVQIAELLSENL, from the coding sequence GTGTTTGATACCGTTGCTGTAGTCGGTGCCTCTGGTGCTGTCGGTCAGATTATTCGTCAATTGCTTGAGGAGCGTAAATTCACCGCGAAGAAATTCCGGTTCCTCGCCTCGGCCCGTTCCGCAGGGCAGAAGCTGACATTCAACGGAGAAGAATACACATTCGAAGAACTGACGCACGATGCCTTCGAAGGGGTTGATCTGGTCATCGCCAGTACTCCGGACGACATCGCCGCTGAATACCTGCCCTCCGCCGTCAAAGCAGGCTGCAAAGTCATCGATGAATCAGGCTACTTTCGGATGAAAGAGGACGTCGCCCTCGTCATTCCTGAAATCAATCCGCAGGATGCCCTGAACGCGAAAGGAATTATTGCCAGCCCCAACTGCTCGACCACACAGATGGTAGTGGCCCTTAAACCACTGCACGATTTCAGCCCCATTACCCGCGTGATCTGCAGTACTTACCAAGCAACCAGCGGCGCCGGTGTACAGGGTACGGCGGATCTGCATCAGGGAAGCCAGGCATTCCTGAACAATGAATCTTACGAATATAAAGCCTTCTCTCATCCAATCGCTTTCAACGCCATTCCTCAAATCGGTAGTGAAAAAGAAGATGGCTACACCAGCGAAGAGCTGAAGATGGTCTACGAGACTCGCAAAATCATGGGGCTGCCTAACCTCAAAGTGAGCACTACCTGTGTCCGTATTCCTGTCGCCAACTGTCACAGCGAAACGATTACAGTCGAAACAGAATCTCCGATCTCTCCGGAAAAAGCTCGCGAACTTTTCGCTGCATTCCCCGGAATCACCGTTATGGACAATCTTAAAAATGGGGAGTACCCACTCCCCTCGACCTGCGATGGTTCGGACGAGGTTTTTGTCGGACGCATTCGCAAGGACATCAGCTGTGATAATGGTTTGAGTTTCTGGTGTGTGAGCGACAACCTGCGTAAAGGTGCCGCGACCAACGCCGTCCAGATTGCGGAACTGCTCTCTGAAAATTTGTAG
- the purD gene encoding phosphoribosylamine--glycine ligase, producing the protein MIPDNLRILIVGQGGREHVLAWKMAQSPHVSKIFCAPGNAGTAQDVTNVDISSSDIKRLVKFAQDEKIDLAVIGPEAPLVAGLADEMQAVGVRVFGPSKAAAQLEGSKAFAKKIMRLAKVPTADYQAFDNLDAALTYIEDRTEIKLVVKADGLAAGKGVVVCDTQAEALDAVKSMLSGRQFGAASEKIIIEERLEGQEVSILAIVDGNTIIPLETSQDHKAAYDGDTGPNTGGMGAYSPAPIVTSDMMDEIIENILVPTIHTLRRQKAEFRGVLYAGLMITNQGPKVLEFNVRFGDPEAQPVLMRLKTDLAKVLYLAAEQRLGELDELEWDERPSLCVVMASEGYPGDYEKGKTITGLAAADEVEGAKVFHAGTALQGEKVVNDGGRVLGVTAIGADLTNAKLRAYQAVKQIRWEGAWCRKDISDKARN; encoded by the coding sequence ATGATTCCTGACAACTTACGTATTCTCATCGTTGGTCAAGGTGGCCGTGAACATGTGCTCGCCTGGAAAATGGCGCAGTCCCCCCACGTCAGCAAGATCTTTTGTGCACCGGGCAATGCAGGCACAGCCCAGGATGTGACGAATGTCGATATTTCGTCCTCCGACATCAAACGGCTGGTGAAGTTCGCCCAGGATGAGAAGATCGACTTGGCCGTCATCGGGCCCGAAGCCCCGCTCGTCGCCGGATTGGCCGACGAAATGCAAGCGGTTGGTGTTCGAGTATTTGGACCTAGCAAAGCAGCGGCTCAGCTCGAAGGAAGCAAAGCCTTCGCCAAAAAAATTATGAGACTGGCGAAAGTCCCCACGGCCGACTATCAGGCGTTTGATAATCTGGACGCGGCTTTGACGTACATCGAGGACCGGACCGAAATCAAGCTGGTTGTTAAAGCAGATGGGCTGGCGGCGGGTAAAGGAGTCGTGGTCTGCGATACGCAAGCCGAAGCTCTCGACGCTGTGAAGAGTATGCTGAGTGGCCGACAATTCGGTGCGGCTTCCGAGAAGATCATCATCGAAGAACGGTTAGAAGGTCAGGAAGTGAGCATCCTGGCGATTGTGGACGGAAACACGATCATTCCTCTGGAAACATCACAGGACCATAAAGCGGCTTATGATGGTGACACCGGACCAAACACGGGCGGCATGGGGGCTTATTCGCCCGCGCCAATCGTGACATCGGACATGATGGATGAAATCATTGAGAACATCCTGGTGCCCACTATTCACACGCTTCGCCGGCAGAAAGCCGAGTTCCGAGGTGTATTGTATGCCGGATTGATGATTACCAATCAGGGGCCCAAAGTTCTTGAATTCAACGTTCGCTTCGGCGACCCCGAAGCACAACCTGTCCTCATGCGTTTGAAAACAGACCTCGCCAAAGTTCTTTACCTCGCCGCAGAACAGCGTCTGGGTGAACTGGACGAACTTGAATGGGACGAACGCCCCTCGTTGTGTGTCGTCATGGCGTCTGAAGGTTACCCGGGCGACTACGAAAAAGGCAAAACAATCACCGGTCTCGCTGCCGCCGACGAAGTCGAAGGAGCCAAGGTTTTCCACGCTGGAACTGCTTTGCAGGGCGAAAAAGTCGTCAACGATGGAGGCCGTGTTCTGGGTGTCACCGCGATTGGCGCTGATCTCACCAACGCCAAACTCCGAGCTTATCAGGCCGTTAAACAGATTCGCTGGGAAGGCGCCTGGTGCCGCAAAGACATTTCGGACAAAGCCCGCAATTAG
- the pheT gene encoding phenylalanine--tRNA ligase subunit beta, whose product MIASWDWLTEYVSLDMSLDNLTDRLTISGLNLEGIEEVGGETAIDLEVTSNRADCLGHIGIAREVACLFDKKLTIPAAEPTATGDAVDEVTSVTIDCPELCPRYVARVIRNVKVGPSPDWLQKRLATLGIASINNVVDITNYVLMECGQPLHAFDFDKLSGQKIVVRKATKGEKITAIDQREYELDAEMCVIADVDRPVAIAGVMGGLDTEISAGTTNILIEVANFTPLTVRSTARKLSLHSDSSFRFERYIDVHQMDWASRRCCDLILQIAGGELLEGSIDVGEQPTEKTEQVTLRFSQIKRLLGIDIDPKTAVEILTVLGLKQVGKTTKTDATFIAPTWRRDLTREVDLIEEVARIYGYDQIPEDRFLPVHLTTPTEKDQTTRQLYKVLNGLGFSEAYTVSFVSREDHELFQPFGELEPLHVEHSTRKKENLLRQSLIPSLLRSRRENERHNVFNAELFEIAKVYVKAKPGAPEQEVEPMRLSMVSGRSFLELKGAIETIANRINDGLVMEAKPADIGQFEPGRGAELSLDGKPFGWIGEISRDVQDKLSLRDTVCVAELDLATLIDIRKQIKHATELPQFPNITRDFNFVMNESVEWNDLETTVRSAGGKLLENIQYGGMFRGKQLGADLKSYLMHVSFRSSERTLTSEEVDAAHADIVAACEKKLNVNLR is encoded by the coding sequence ATGATTGCCAGCTGGGATTGGTTGACTGAATACGTTTCGCTCGACATGAGCCTCGACAATCTGACGGACCGACTCACAATTTCCGGATTGAATCTGGAAGGGATCGAAGAAGTCGGCGGAGAGACGGCGATTGACCTCGAAGTAACCAGCAACCGGGCCGATTGCCTCGGTCACATAGGTATCGCCCGGGAAGTCGCCTGCCTGTTTGATAAAAAGCTCACGATCCCTGCTGCAGAACCGACTGCAACGGGCGACGCCGTCGACGAAGTCACTTCGGTTACGATCGACTGCCCCGAACTTTGCCCTCGCTATGTCGCTCGCGTCATCAGAAACGTGAAAGTCGGCCCTAGCCCGGATTGGCTGCAAAAACGACTGGCAACTCTGGGTATCGCATCAATTAACAATGTTGTCGACATCACCAATTATGTCCTGATGGAGTGTGGCCAACCGCTACACGCTTTTGACTTCGACAAGCTGTCTGGCCAGAAAATCGTCGTCCGTAAAGCAACCAAAGGAGAAAAGATCACCGCCATCGATCAGCGCGAGTACGAACTCGACGCCGAGATGTGTGTGATCGCCGATGTAGATCGACCTGTAGCCATCGCTGGCGTGATGGGTGGACTCGACACGGAAATTTCCGCAGGTACAACCAACATCCTGATCGAAGTCGCCAACTTCACTCCGCTCACGGTTCGATCCACCGCTCGCAAACTGAGCTTACACAGCGATTCTTCATTCCGCTTCGAGCGCTATATCGACGTTCATCAAATGGATTGGGCGAGCCGCCGCTGCTGTGATTTGATTTTGCAGATCGCCGGTGGAGAATTACTCGAAGGTTCCATCGATGTCGGCGAACAACCAACAGAGAAAACGGAACAAGTCACACTCCGGTTCTCGCAAATCAAGCGGTTACTCGGAATCGATATTGATCCCAAAACCGCCGTTGAAATTCTGACCGTCCTCGGTTTGAAACAGGTGGGAAAGACTACCAAGACCGACGCGACCTTCATTGCCCCGACCTGGCGACGGGACCTGACCCGTGAAGTCGACCTGATTGAAGAAGTCGCCCGGATATATGGATACGACCAGATTCCGGAAGATCGATTCCTGCCAGTTCACCTGACGACTCCCACTGAAAAAGACCAGACTACTCGACAGCTTTATAAAGTCTTGAACGGCCTCGGATTTTCTGAAGCGTACACGGTCTCTTTTGTCAGTCGAGAAGATCACGAACTGTTTCAACCGTTTGGCGAATTAGAACCGCTGCATGTCGAGCATTCAACCCGCAAAAAAGAAAACCTGTTACGTCAAAGCTTAATCCCGTCGCTCCTGCGTAGCCGTCGTGAGAATGAACGTCATAATGTCTTCAATGCGGAACTGTTCGAGATCGCCAAAGTTTATGTAAAAGCCAAACCGGGTGCTCCGGAGCAGGAAGTCGAACCGATGCGGCTGAGCATGGTCAGCGGTCGTTCCTTCCTGGAATTAAAGGGAGCCATCGAAACGATTGCCAACCGAATTAATGACGGATTGGTAATGGAGGCAAAGCCTGCTGACATTGGTCAATTCGAACCTGGCCGGGGTGCAGAACTATCACTGGACGGAAAACCTTTCGGTTGGATCGGCGAAATCTCTCGCGATGTTCAGGATAAACTCAGTCTGCGGGACACCGTATGTGTCGCGGAACTCGATCTCGCGACGTTGATCGACATTCGTAAACAAATCAAACACGCAACTGAGTTGCCCCAATTCCCAAACATCACTCGCGACTTCAACTTTGTGATGAACGAGTCCGTCGAGTGGAACGATCTCGAAACAACCGTTCGTAGTGCAGGTGGAAAACTGCTCGAAAACATTCAGTACGGAGGCATGTTCCGCGGCAAGCAGTTGGGTGCCGACCTGAAGTCGTACCTGATGCATGTCAGCTTCCGTTCCTCCGAACGAACACTCACCAGCGAAGAAGTCGACGCAGCGCATGCTGATATCGTCGCTGCTTGCGAGAAGAAATTAAACGTAAACCTACGTTAG
- the thiS gene encoding sulfur carrier protein ThiS: MLVTINGEERTIDDGLTLAELIGQLKMNPKFIAVERNRELVPRAEHSQCILKENDQLEIVTLVGGG; this comes from the coding sequence GTGCTTGTCACCATTAATGGCGAAGAACGAACCATCGACGACGGATTAACACTGGCCGAGTTGATTGGTCAGCTTAAGATGAATCCAAAGTTCATTGCTGTCGAACGGAACCGGGAACTTGTTCCCCGGGCCGAACATTCTCAATGCATCCTGAAAGAAAATGATCAGCTGGAAATCGTCACGCTGGTCGGAGGGGGATAA
- a CDS encoding thiazole synthase, whose amino-acid sequence MSTATLNDKPFKLGTHTLSSRLIVGTGKYTTFDLMQESLVASGSEVITVAVRRERLIDAEGRNLLDYIDLNKYTILPNTAGCFNADDAIRVARLGREILEGLENPGANWVKIEVLGDKRTLLPDPIGTLQATEQLVKDGFQVLCYTTDDPITARRLKDAGATSVMPAGSPIGSGQGILNPNNIRICLEYLKENDPDYPVIVDAGVGCASDVAMAMELGCDGVLLNTGIASANDPVTMAHAMRNGCLAGRQSFLSGRIPKKLYATASSPTEGVISGSK is encoded by the coding sequence ATGTCCACAGCAACCTTGAATGACAAACCCTTTAAACTCGGTACCCACACCCTCTCCTCTCGCCTGATTGTGGGAACGGGAAAGTATACGACATTCGACCTGATGCAGGAATCACTCGTAGCGAGCGGTTCGGAAGTCATCACCGTCGCAGTACGACGCGAGCGATTAATCGATGCCGAAGGCCGCAACCTGCTCGACTACATCGATTTGAATAAGTACACCATCCTGCCGAATACGGCGGGTTGTTTTAATGCCGATGATGCCATTCGAGTTGCCCGTTTGGGACGGGAGATTCTCGAAGGTCTGGAAAACCCCGGCGCCAACTGGGTAAAAATCGAAGTTCTCGGTGACAAACGGACGCTGCTACCCGACCCTATTGGAACACTGCAGGCGACAGAGCAACTCGTTAAAGATGGTTTTCAGGTTCTCTGCTACACGACCGACGACCCCATCACCGCACGACGTTTGAAAGATGCGGGAGCAACCTCGGTCATGCCAGCCGGTAGTCCGATTGGATCCGGTCAGGGAATCTTGAATCCAAACAACATCCGTATCTGCCTCGAATACCTCAAAGAGAATGACCCCGACTACCCCGTCATCGTCGATGCGGGTGTCGGTTGCGCTTCCGATGTCGCCATGGCAATGGAACTCGGATGCGATGGTGTCCTGCTCAACACAGGAATCGCCAGTGCCAACGACCCGGTCACCATGGCTCATGCCATGCGAAACGGTTGCCTAGCCGGTCGCCAGTCGTTCCTGTCCGGTCGCATCCCCAAGAAACTGTACGCAACCGCGTCCAGCCCCACCGAAGGGGTGATCTCGGGAAGCAAGTAA
- the dapB gene encoding 4-hydroxy-tetrahydrodipicolinate reductase: MSNLKVAVHGAAGRMGQRVTAVTHADKEAKVAAAIEGKSSPALGKDAGELAGLGKIDVPVTVDIPEDVEVVIDFSVPEALIELVKVCQSRKLPLVIATTGLSPEQKQIVDNAIADIPVVWAPSMSQAVNVTMELTRLASRFLKNVPEGVDVEIIERHHRYKEDAPSGTALRFGEIVSSEMGQTNHQHGREGRPGLRPRDEIGYHALRVGDNVGEHTIVFGMLGETIELSVKGSTRDSYAYGALAAAKFVVKQKPGLYSMNDVLGL, translated from the coding sequence ATGAGCAATCTAAAAGTCGCTGTCCATGGAGCGGCGGGACGAATGGGTCAACGGGTTACTGCAGTCACCCATGCTGATAAAGAAGCGAAAGTCGCCGCCGCGATCGAAGGAAAATCATCTCCGGCCCTCGGCAAAGATGCTGGTGAACTTGCCGGACTCGGAAAAATCGATGTCCCTGTAACGGTCGACATCCCCGAAGATGTTGAAGTCGTGATCGATTTCAGTGTACCCGAAGCACTCATCGAACTGGTGAAAGTCTGTCAGTCACGAAAACTTCCACTGGTCATTGCAACAACCGGCCTGTCGCCCGAGCAGAAACAAATCGTCGACAACGCAATTGCCGATATTCCTGTCGTCTGGGCGCCCAGTATGAGCCAGGCAGTCAATGTGACGATGGAACTGACGCGGCTTGCTTCTCGGTTTTTGAAAAACGTCCCTGAAGGGGTCGACGTTGAAATTATCGAACGCCACCATCGCTACAAAGAAGACGCTCCCAGTGGAACGGCCCTGCGGTTTGGCGAAATTGTCTCCTCCGAAATGGGACAGACTAATCATCAGCACGGTCGAGAAGGCCGTCCTGGTCTGCGACCGCGCGACGAAATCGGTTACCACGCTCTGCGAGTTGGCGACAATGTTGGCGAACACACGATCGTGTTCGGCATGCTGGGCGAGACGATTGAATTATCAGTCAAAGGAAGCACCCGCGACAGTTACGCCTACGGGGCCTTAGCCGCAGCAAAATTCGTCGTCAAACAGAAACCGGGTTTGTACTCCATGAATGACGTCCTCGGATTGTAG
- a CDS encoding SDR family NAD(P)-dependent oxidoreductase — MMTSPFDLTGKVALITGGSRGLGKAMARGLAIAGADIIIASRDEDTLKRSLAEIMKGTQVRGKYLIADMTNRESVHELGQQAIAAMGQVDILINNAGGNVPEEADQIQDENWDKIVELNLSSCMALSRSVIPNMKERKWGRIIHISSIMGIASKRGRNAYSATKSALMGLARAQALELGPYGITSNCLAPGPFLTELPASVLSDEEKERFSDRTALKRWGQPEELAGPALLLASNAGSYITGETLVVDGGTLINTF; from the coding sequence ATGATGACGAGCCCTTTCGATCTCACTGGAAAAGTCGCCCTGATCACCGGTGGAAGTCGAGGGCTCGGAAAAGCAATGGCTCGCGGCCTGGCCATCGCCGGTGCGGACATCATCATCGCCAGTCGTGACGAGGACACACTGAAAAGATCGCTGGCAGAGATTATGAAGGGCACCCAAGTCCGCGGAAAATATCTCATTGCCGACATGACCAACCGCGAAAGTGTTCATGAACTCGGTCAGCAAGCGATAGCGGCAATGGGTCAGGTCGATATCCTCATCAACAACGCTGGAGGGAACGTCCCCGAAGAAGCAGATCAGATCCAGGATGAAAACTGGGACAAAATTGTCGAGCTTAATTTAAGTTCCTGTATGGCTCTCTCCCGTTCCGTTATACCCAATATGAAAGAGCGCAAATGGGGCCGTATCATTCATATCTCGTCGATTATGGGGATCGCTTCAAAACGAGGACGAAACGCTTACTCGGCCACCAAGTCGGCCCTGATGGGGCTGGCCAGAGCACAGGCATTGGAACTCGGCCCTTACGGCATCACTTCGAATTGCTTGGCTCCGGGACCATTTCTGACCGAGTTGCCCGCCTCCGTACTCTCTGATGAGGAAAAGGAACGCTTCTCGGATCGCACCGCTCTCAAAAGGTGGGGCCAACCTGAAGAACTCGCTGGCCCCGCCCTGCTCCTCGCTAGCAACGCCGGAAGTTACATCACCGGCGAAACACTGGTGGTCGATGGCGGAACGCTGATTAACACGTTTTAG
- a CDS encoding prenyltransferase/squalene oxidase repeat-containing protein produces the protein MMKRIERRPLQISILRYICTAALIAISILNSPAKAQETKDPQIKASVGKALDYLAREQRRQGYWEANGGQYRVAMTALAGMALAAEGSTPSRGRFAPQIKAAVEYLVDTTRPNGLIGYKDDYHYMYGHGFSMLFLSQIYGEEEDAERREQIRKVLTQAVQFCGEAQTTKGGWGYVSAKDGNDFDEGSTCITQVQGLRGCRNAGIPVPKEIIDRAIQYIKECTTPDGGVQYSIRGGGARPAITAAAVACMFSSGEHESPYVKKLLGYCEKNVWPGVSRTQYYGHWHYTHYYYSQVVYRMDEKEWPKYKKDIASEILAKQAATGAWNEGHIGPVYTTAINATLLQIDNGYLPIYQK, from the coding sequence ATGATGAAACGTATCGAACGGCGTCCGCTGCAAATTTCCATTCTCAGGTACATTTGCACCGCCGCCTTGATCGCGATTTCCATACTGAATTCTCCCGCCAAGGCGCAAGAGACGAAAGATCCTCAGATCAAAGCGTCCGTGGGGAAAGCGCTCGATTACCTTGCCCGTGAACAACGGCGGCAAGGTTACTGGGAAGCCAATGGAGGCCAATATCGTGTCGCGATGACAGCGCTCGCGGGAATGGCACTGGCTGCGGAAGGTTCAACGCCATCGCGAGGCCGGTTTGCTCCACAGATTAAAGCGGCGGTGGAATACCTGGTTGATACCACGCGTCCCAATGGCTTGATCGGGTACAAAGACGATTACCACTACATGTACGGTCATGGGTTTTCCATGCTCTTTCTTTCTCAGATTTACGGAGAGGAAGAAGATGCCGAACGGCGCGAACAAATCCGGAAAGTCTTAACCCAGGCGGTTCAGTTCTGCGGCGAAGCCCAGACGACCAAGGGAGGCTGGGGATATGTTTCAGCCAAGGACGGAAACGATTTTGATGAAGGATCGACCTGCATCACTCAGGTTCAGGGACTTCGTGGATGTCGTAACGCCGGTATACCTGTTCCCAAAGAAATCATCGATCGGGCCATTCAGTACATTAAGGAATGCACCACGCCCGATGGAGGTGTCCAGTACAGTATCCGTGGCGGCGGAGCTCGCCCGGCAATTACGGCCGCCGCCGTCGCCTGCATGTTCAGTTCAGGCGAGCACGAATCCCCTTACGTGAAAAAGCTCCTCGGGTATTGCGAGAAAAATGTCTGGCCTGGTGTTTCCCGAACACAATATTACGGGCACTGGCATTACACTCATTACTACTACTCCCAAGTGGTCTACCGCATGGACGAGAAAGAGTGGCCGAAGTACAAAAAAGACATTGCCAGTGAAATTCTCGCGAAACAGGCCGCCACCGGTGCCTGGAACGAAGGGCACATAGGCCCTGTCTATACGACAGCAATTAACGCCACCTTGCTGCAGATCGATAACGGGTACCTGCCCATCTACCAGAAATAG